The following proteins are encoded in a genomic region of Prochlorococcus marinus XMU1408:
- a CDS encoding cryptochrome/photolyase family protein, giving the protein MTKFRSIFWHRRDLRIEDNIGLSEASKTSENLIGVYVLDPNLLNLSRTTSEAKNWFLGESLLELQKNWERRGSRLLILNGDPIKLISKLADLVKAECIYWNENIEPYEINRDKKIKEQLSKDKRKIFTFLDQLIVNPSNIKTNNNDPYKVYGPFYHKWINIINRTKILTNNLIEISRMPEKIRGFNERELLSIKNSDLNYCISKESKPIYDLLISNRFKNTNLCPCKPGESESINQLNFFINSGSINSYSQARDIPSLESTSTLSAALSLGTISCRAVWNGAQISKKMANNEYQINSIDTWIKELAWREFYQNALINFPELEKGPYREKWLKFPWQNKPEWFKSWETGLTGIPIIDAAMRQLKYSGWMHNRCRMIVASFLVKDLLIDWRWGELFFMKSLVDGDLASNNGGWQWSASSGMDPKPMRIFNPYRQASKFDENGNYIRKWIPELTHVSTPNLLSGEITSAERKGYPNPIINHKNQTSIFKELYSSIN; this is encoded by the coding sequence ATGACTAAGTTTCGATCAATATTTTGGCATAGAAGAGATTTAAGAATAGAAGACAATATAGGCCTATCTGAAGCATCTAAAACTTCAGAAAATTTAATTGGAGTTTATGTTTTAGATCCAAATCTTTTAAATCTCAGCAGAACTACATCTGAAGCGAAAAATTGGTTTTTGGGCGAAAGCCTTTTAGAACTTCAAAAGAATTGGGAAAGAAGAGGAAGTAGGTTATTAATATTGAATGGAGATCCTATTAAATTAATTTCTAAATTAGCGGACTTAGTTAAAGCTGAATGTATTTACTGGAACGAAAATATTGAACCTTATGAAATCAATAGAGACAAAAAAATTAAAGAACAGTTATCAAAAGATAAAAGGAAAATATTTACATTTTTAGATCAATTAATTGTTAATCCAAGTAATATCAAAACGAACAATAATGACCCTTACAAGGTATATGGACCTTTTTATCATAAATGGATTAACATAATCAATAGGACCAAAATATTAACTAATAATCTAATAGAAATATCAAGAATGCCTGAAAAGATTAGAGGTTTTAATGAGAGAGAATTATTATCAATTAAAAACTCTGATTTAAACTATTGTATTTCCAAAGAAAGCAAACCTATTTATGATTTACTTATTTCAAATAGATTTAAGAATACTAACCTCTGTCCTTGCAAACCAGGAGAATCAGAGTCAATAAATCAATTAAACTTTTTCATAAATTCAGGAAGTATAAATTCATATAGCCAAGCAAGAGATATTCCATCTTTAGAATCAACTTCTACTCTAAGTGCGGCGTTAAGTTTAGGGACAATAAGTTGTAGGGCGGTTTGGAATGGGGCTCAAATATCAAAAAAAATGGCGAATAATGAATACCAAATAAATTCTATTGATACATGGATAAAAGAACTTGCTTGGAGAGAGTTTTATCAAAATGCTCTCATTAATTTTCCAGAGCTAGAGAAAGGTCCATATAGAGAAAAATGGTTAAAGTTTCCATGGCAAAATAAACCTGAGTGGTTTAAATCCTGGGAGACCGGATTAACTGGTATCCCAATAATTGATGCTGCGATGAGACAACTTAAGTATTCTGGATGGATGCATAATCGATGCAGAATGATTGTTGCCTCTTTTCTAGTAAAAGACCTTTTAATTGATTGGAGATGGGGAGAACTTTTCTTCATGAAAAGCTTAGTTGATGGTGACTTAGCATCAAATAACGGAGGGTGGCAATGGAGTGCTAGCAGTGGAATGGATCCAAAACCTATGAGAATATTTAATCCTTATAGACAAGCTTCTAAATTCGACGAAAATGGCAACTATATCCGAAAATGGATACCAGAGTTAACACATGTCTCAACACCTAATTTACTTTCCGGCGAAATAACTTCTGCGGAGAGAAAAGGCTATCCAAACCCTATTATAAACCACAAAAATCAAACATCAATCTTCAAAGAATTATATTCAAGTATTAATTAG
- a CDS encoding NUDIX hydrolase, which yields MSIPGPEPSEIIETKACLDAKKIRFEINKFLLPNSMEGEFGVIRHPGAALAVPITNSGDVIILRQYRFACSRRILEFPAGTLETGESPLESIKREVQEESGYSAKEWHDLGEMLPCPGYSDEKIHLFLARDLTKLEKKPEGDADEDIEVLKIAPKKLNEIIASGEESLDGKTITAWFRACQVLNKK from the coding sequence ATGTCTATTCCAGGACCTGAACCCTCAGAAATTATCGAGACAAAAGCTTGTCTTGATGCAAAAAAAATTCGTTTTGAAATTAATAAGTTTCTTTTACCTAATTCAATGGAGGGCGAGTTTGGGGTTATTCGTCATCCAGGCGCTGCCTTGGCAGTCCCAATAACAAATTCAGGAGATGTAATTATTCTTCGTCAATACAGATTTGCTTGCTCAAGAAGAATTCTAGAGTTTCCAGCTGGAACTCTAGAAACAGGTGAAAGCCCACTTGAATCAATTAAAAGAGAAGTTCAAGAAGAAAGTGGCTACTCTGCAAAAGAATGGCACGATCTGGGAGAAATGCTTCCCTGTCCAGGATATTCAGATGAAAAAATTCATCTTTTCCTTGCAAGAGATTTAACTAAACTTGAAAAGAAGCCTGAAGGCGATGCAGATGAAGATATTGAAGTATTAAAAATTGCGCCCAAAAAATTAAATGAAATTATTGCAAGTGGAGAAGAATCACTTGATGGGAAAACTATTACGGCATGGTTCAGAGCATGCCAAGTCTTGAATAAAAAATGA
- the folK gene encoding 2-amino-4-hydroxy-6-hydroxymethyldihydropteridine diphosphokinase, which translates to MTYAKQKTKLKLVISIGANIPGILGDPIKTIAAMRPQIEKSILEWNVALNRPKIDSQNIDKSLSFQWAPLFETEPLGGPIDQPKFINTVLVVEGKNFSSVTPNKKAAMCLMKKFLDLEKIAGRERENTKVFWGPRSLDIDFISWGGLQINTETLILPHPRLSERNFVLIPLAEVLSKAQGKPKQIHSPNIWPE; encoded by the coding sequence ATGACTTATGCAAAACAAAAAACAAAATTGAAACTAGTCATCTCAATAGGCGCAAATATCCCTGGCATTCTTGGAGATCCCATAAAAACAATAGCTGCCATGAGGCCGCAAATTGAAAAAAGCATACTTGAGTGGAATGTTGCTTTAAATCGTCCAAAAATCGACTCTCAAAATATTGATAAGTCTTTATCTTTTCAATGGGCGCCTTTATTTGAGACTGAACCTTTAGGGGGGCCAATTGATCAACCAAAATTTATAAATACAGTACTGGTTGTAGAGGGAAAGAATTTTAGCTCAGTAACCCCAAATAAAAAAGCAGCTATGTGTTTAATGAAAAAATTTTTAGACTTAGAGAAAATCGCAGGGAGGGAAAGAGAAAATACAAAAGTTTTTTGGGGGCCAAGATCTTTAGATATTGACTTCATTTCCTGGGGAGGACTTCAGATAAATACAGAAACTCTAATTTTGCCTCATCCCAGATTAAGTGAAAGAAACTTTGTTTTAATTCCGCTTGCAGAAGTTTTATCAAAAGCTCAAGGGAAACCGAAACAAATCCATTCTCCAAACATTTGGCCTGAATAA